In one Camelus dromedarius isolate mCamDro1 chromosome 31, mCamDro1.pat, whole genome shotgun sequence genomic region, the following are encoded:
- the SERPIND1 gene encoding heparin cofactor 2 — MLRLLHPLFVSLLLASVYRSHSLGHQLDDGGEAPQWGQLKGKNLSQPVLPADFHRENTVTNDWIADGEEDEDYLDLEKILGEDDDYIDIVDAAPPTDPAASAASALLLFPGKSRIQRLNVLNAQFAFDLYRALKEQTSAADNVFLAPVGISVAMGMISLGLRGQTHEQVHAALHFTDFVNASSKYEPATVHNLFRKLTHRLFRRNFGYTLRSVNDLYVQRQFPVRDDFRTQVRQYYFAEVQVADFSDPAFISKTNHHISKLTKGLIRDALENIDPATQMMVLNCIYFKGSWVNKFPVEMTHNHNFRLNEREVVKVPMMQTKGAFLVASDQELDCDILRLEYVGGISMLVVVPHKLSGMKALEAQLTPQVVERWQKSMTNRTREVLLPKFKLEKDYNLVEALRSAGVTALFDRNSNMTGISDQRVTIDLFKHQGTITVNEEGTQAAAVTTVGFMPLSTQARFSVDRPFLFLVYEQRTGCLLFMGRVANPAKS, encoded by the exons ATGCTGCGCCTGCTGCACCCCCTCTTTGTGTCTCTCCTCCTGGCATCCGTGTACAGGAGCCACAGCCTGGGGCACCAGCTTGATGACGGAGGAGAGGCCCCCCAGTGGGGGCAGCTGAAGGGCAAAAACTTGAGCCAGCCCGTCCTCCCCGCTGACTTCCACAGGGAGAACACAGTCACCAATGACTGGATCGCGGACGGGGAGGAGGATGAGGACTACCTGGACCTGGAGAAGATCCTGGGGGAGGACGACGACTACATCGACATCGTGGACGCAGCCCCACCCACTGACCCCGCCGCCAGCGCTGCCAGCGCCCTCCTGCTCTTCCCAGGCAAGAGCCGCATCCAGAGGCTGAACGTCCTCAACGCCCAGTTTGCCTTCGACCTGTACCGGGCACTGAAGGAGCAGACCAGTGCCGCAGACAACGTCTtcctggcgcctgtgggcatCTCGGTGGCCATGGGCATGATCTCCCTGGGCCTGCGGGGGCAGACCCACGAGCAGGTGCACGCTGCCCTGCACTTCACTGACTTCGTCAACGCCAGCAGCAAGTACGAGCCGGCCACCGTCCACAACCTCTTCCGGAAGCTGACCCACCGCCTCTTCAGGAGGAACTTCGGGTACACGCTGCGCTCTGTCAACGATCTGTACGTCCAGCGGCAGTTTCCCGTCCGGGACGACTTCAGAACCCAAGTCAGGCAGTACTACTTTGCCGAGGTACAGGTGGCCGACTTCTCGGATCCGGCCTTCATCTCGAAGACCAACCACCACATTTCCAAGCTCACCAAAGGCCTCATCAGAGATGCCCTGGAGAACATAGACCCCGCCACCCAGATGATGGTCCTAAACTGCATCTACTTCAAAG GATCCTGGGTGAATAAATTCCCCGTGGAGATGACACACAACCACAACTTTCGCCTGAATGAGCGAGAGGTGGTCAAGGTGCCTATGATGCAGACCAAGGGGGCCTTCCTGGTGGCTAGCGACCAGGAGCTGGACTGTGACATCCTGCGGCTGGAGTATGTGGGGGGCATAAGCATGCTGGTCGTGGTCCCGCACAAGCTGTCTGGGATGAAGGCCCTCGAGGCCCAGCTGACGCCCCAGGTGGTGGAGAGATGGCAGAAGAGCATGACAAACAG GACGCGAGAGGTGCTCCTGCCCAAGTTCAAGCTGGAGAAGGACTACAACCTGGTGGAGGCCCTGCGGTCCGCAGGGGTCACAGCGCTATTTGACAGGAACAGCAACATGACGGGGATCTCGGACCAGAGGGTCACCATTGACCTG TTCAAGCACCAGGGCACCATCACAGTGAACGAGGAGGGCACACAGGCTGCAGCCGTGACCACTGTGGGCTTCATGCCGCTGTCCACCCAGGCCCGCTTCAGTGTCGACCGGCCCTTCCTGTTCCTCGTCTATGAGCAGCGCACCGGCTGCCTGCTCTTCATGGGCAGGGTTGCCAACCCTGCCAAGTCCTAA